The Herbaspirillum sp. RTI4 genome has a segment encoding these proteins:
- a CDS encoding formate dehydrogenase subunit delta: protein MDVHNLVKMANQIGSFFETMPDREQAIEDLGMHLRRSWETRMRVAFMKYIEEENGAGLSEIVLEAVKRHKAMV from the coding sequence ATGGACGTGCATAACCTGGTCAAAATGGCCAATCAGATTGGTAGTTTTTTTGAAACCATGCCTGACCGCGAACAAGCGATAGAGGATCTGGGAATGCACTTGCGCCGTTCCTGGGAAACCCGCATGCGGGTGGCCTTCATGAAATATATTGAGGAAGAGAACGGCGCTGGTTTGTCGGAGATCGTGCTGGAAGCGGTCAAGCGGCACAAAGCAATGGTGTGA
- the fdhD gene encoding formate dehydrogenase accessory sulfurtransferase FdhD, producing MTPLDSTATQTVAEVDVWNWRKEQIGQSGQMQPGRDLVAEECAVALEYNGISHAVMMATPDDLEDFALGFSLTEGIVADRSEWYECEVVDGAEGMQVQMRIASERFVALKEKRRNLTGRTGCGLCGAETLQQAVRHPPAVRSDTAHFSGLTLHAARLAMQERQRLQQRTGATHAAAWLGSDGEIVLLREDVGRHNALDKLIGALVLRDVDFASGAVLITSRASYEMVQKAATVGIGMVAAISAPTALAIRLAEECNVTLIGFLREQSHAVYSGRQRLIELGGS from the coding sequence ATGACTCCGCTAGATTCAACCGCCACGCAAACCGTGGCGGAAGTGGACGTGTGGAACTGGCGCAAGGAACAGATTGGGCAGAGCGGGCAGATGCAGCCCGGTCGCGATCTGGTGGCGGAAGAGTGTGCCGTAGCTTTGGAATACAACGGCATTTCGCACGCGGTGATGATGGCGACGCCAGACGATCTGGAAGATTTTGCGCTCGGTTTTTCTTTGACCGAAGGCATCGTTGCCGACCGTAGTGAATGGTATGAGTGCGAGGTGGTTGACGGTGCGGAAGGCATGCAGGTGCAGATGCGCATCGCCAGCGAACGCTTCGTTGCATTGAAGGAAAAACGGCGCAATCTGACCGGGCGCACTGGTTGTGGATTATGCGGTGCGGAAACCTTGCAGCAGGCCGTACGGCATCCTCCGGCAGTGCGCAGCGACACCGCGCATTTCTCCGGCTTGACCTTGCATGCAGCACGGCTGGCAATGCAGGAACGTCAGCGATTGCAGCAACGTACTGGTGCGACGCATGCCGCCGCCTGGCTGGGTAGCGATGGCGAAATTGTCCTGCTGCGGGAAGATGTCGGCCGTCATAACGCGCTGGACAAACTGATCGGTGCGCTGGTTCTGCGCGATGTGGATTTTGCGTCTGGTGCGGTGCTCATTACCAGTCGGGCCAGTTATGAAATGGTGCAGAAAGCGGCGACCGTCGGTATCGGCATGGTTGCTGCGATTTCAGCGCCGACCGCGCTGGCGATCAGGCTGGCGGAAGAATGCAATGTGACGCTGATCGGTTTTCTGCGCGAGCAAAGCCATGCGGTGTATAGCGGACGGCAGCGCCTGATCGAGCTTGGCGGATCGTAG
- the fdhF gene encoding formate dehydrogenase subunit alpha, which yields MNQLNDIDYGTPKSASEKLITLEIDGVSIEVPVGTSVMRAAVDAGVNVPKLCATDSLEPFGSCRLCLVEIAGRKGYPASCTTPCEPGMKVVTQSPKLADIRRGVMELYISDHPLDCLTCPTNGNCELQDMAGTVGLREVRYGYDGANHLDMKKDESNPYFTYDPSKCIVCNRCVRACEETQGTFALTIDGRGFESRVSAGQMDSFMESECVSCGACVQACPTATLTEKTVIMMGQAEHSKITTCAYCGVGCSFKAEMKGNEVVRMVPNKDGQANHGHSCVKGRFAFGYATHKDRMLNPMIRKNITDPWREVSWEEALAYAASEFRRIQSEHGRDSIGGITSSRCTNEETYLVQKLVRAAFGNNNVDTCARVCHSPTGYGLKQTLGESAGTQTFDSVMQSDVIMIIGANPVAAHPVFASQMKRRLRQGAKLIIVDPRTTELVRSPHVQADYHLKLKPGTNVALITAMAHVIVSEGLQDESYVAERCEEQSYKDWKDFVLKPENSPEAMAEVTGVPADALRGAARLFATGGNAAIYYGLGVTEHAQGSTMVIGIANLAMATGNVGRLGVGVNPLRGQNNVQGSCDMGSFPHELPGYRHVSDTTVRTEFEQAWGVTLSPEPGLRIPNMFDAAMDGSFLGLYCEGEDIVQSDPDTQHVIAALSAMQCVVVQDLFLNETAKYAHVFLPGSSFLEKDGTFTNAERRISRVRKVMPAKAGKADWEVTVALAAALGYPMNYKHPSEIMDEIAALTPTFKGVSYARLDKLGSIQWPCNDDAPEGTPVMHIGQFVRGKGKFINTQYLATDEKVTLRFPLILTTGRILSQYNVGAQTRRTENIQWHSEDRLEIHPHDAEDRGIKQDDWVGIESRAGQTVLRATLTERVQPGVVYTTFHFPESGANVITTDNSDWATNCPEYKVTAVQVLPVPQSLAKSKTLPASEWQQEFHRVNLQQLDLLKGEQSEAALSTAGK from the coding sequence ATGAATCAACTTAACGATATCGACTACGGCACCCCAAAAAGTGCGTCCGAAAAACTGATCACGCTGGAAATCGACGGCGTATCGATTGAAGTGCCGGTCGGCACATCGGTCATGCGAGCGGCAGTCGACGCCGGTGTCAACGTGCCGAAATTATGCGCGACCGACAGTCTGGAACCGTTTGGCTCCTGCCGTCTGTGTCTGGTGGAAATCGCCGGTCGCAAGGGCTATCCGGCCTCTTGCACCACCCCGTGCGAACCCGGCATGAAAGTTGTCACGCAATCGCCCAAGCTGGCCGATATCCGACGCGGCGTGATGGAGTTGTATATCTCCGATCACCCGCTCGACTGCCTTACCTGCCCGACCAACGGCAATTGCGAATTGCAAGACATGGCCGGCACTGTGGGCCTGCGCGAAGTGCGTTACGGCTACGACGGGGCTAACCATCTGGATATGAAGAAGGATGAATCGAATCCCTACTTCACCTACGATCCTTCCAAATGTATCGTCTGCAACCGCTGTGTGCGCGCCTGCGAAGAAACCCAGGGGACGTTTGCATTGACTATCGACGGCCGTGGTTTTGAGTCGCGCGTGTCGGCCGGTCAGATGGATAGTTTCATGGAATCGGAATGCGTTTCCTGCGGCGCTTGCGTGCAAGCCTGCCCGACTGCAACGCTGACAGAAAAAACCGTCATCATGATGGGTCAGGCCGAGCACAGCAAGATTACGACCTGTGCTTATTGCGGCGTCGGCTGCTCGTTCAAGGCAGAAATGAAGGGCAATGAAGTGGTGCGCATGGTGCCGAATAAAGACGGACAAGCCAACCACGGTCACTCGTGCGTGAAGGGGCGTTTTGCCTTCGGTTACGCGACGCACAAAGACCGCATGCTCAATCCCATGATTCGCAAGAACATCACCGACCCTTGGCGCGAAGTATCGTGGGAAGAAGCGCTGGCCTATGCCGCCAGTGAATTCCGCCGTATTCAGAGCGAGCATGGACGCGATTCCATCGGCGGTATCACTTCCTCCCGTTGCACCAACGAAGAAACCTATCTGGTGCAAAAGCTGGTGCGCGCTGCCTTCGGTAACAACAACGTCGATACCTGCGCCCGCGTCTGCCATTCGCCGACCGGCTATGGTCTGAAGCAAACGCTGGGTGAATCTGCCGGTACGCAGACCTTCGATTCCGTCATGCAATCCGATGTGATCATGATCATCGGTGCCAATCCTGTAGCGGCACATCCGGTATTTGCGTCGCAAATGAAGCGTCGCCTGCGTCAGGGTGCCAAGCTGATCATTGTCGATCCGCGCACGACTGAACTGGTTCGCTCGCCGCACGTTCAGGCGGACTACCATCTCAAACTGAAACCCGGCACCAATGTCGCGCTGATTACGGCAATGGCGCATGTGATTGTGTCTGAAGGTTTGCAGGATGAAAGCTATGTCGCTGAACGCTGCGAAGAGCAATCCTATAAAGACTGGAAAGACTTCGTATTGAAGCCGGAAAACTCGCCTGAAGCCATGGCGGAAGTGACCGGCGTTCCCGCCGATGCTTTGCGCGGCGCGGCCCGTTTGTTTGCTACTGGCGGCAATGCAGCGATTTATTACGGCCTCGGTGTGACAGAACATGCACAAGGTTCGACCATGGTCATCGGTATCGCCAATCTGGCGATGGCGACCGGCAACGTCGGCCGTTTAGGTGTCGGTGTCAATCCTCTGCGTGGACAAAACAATGTGCAGGGTTCGTGCGACATGGGTTCTTTCCCGCACGAATTGCCAGGCTATCGTCACGTTTCCGATACCACCGTGCGCACCGAGTTCGAACAGGCATGGGGCGTTACGCTCAGCCCGGAACCGGGTCTGCGGATTCCCAACATGTTCGACGCCGCCATGGATGGCAGTTTCCTCGGCCTGTATTGCGAAGGTGAGGACATCGTTCAATCCGACCCTGATACTCAGCATGTGATTGCCGCACTGTCAGCCATGCAATGCGTGGTGGTGCAAGACTTGTTCCTCAACGAAACCGCCAAGTACGCGCATGTGTTCCTGCCCGGTTCTTCGTTCCTGGAAAAAGACGGCACCTTCACCAATGCCGAACGTCGCATTTCGCGCGTACGCAAAGTGATGCCGGCCAAGGCAGGCAAGGCGGACTGGGAAGTGACAGTCGCGCTGGCAGCCGCACTCGGTTATCCGATGAACTACAAGCATCCTTCGGAAATCATGGATGAAATCGCGGCACTGACACCGACCTTCAAGGGCGTGAGTTACGCACGTCTGGACAAGTTGGGCAGCATCCAATGGCCTTGTAATGACGATGCGCCGGAAGGCACGCCGGTCATGCACATTGGCCAATTCGTGCGCGGCAAGGGTAAATTCATCAACACCCAATATCTGGCGACGGATGAAAAAGTCACGCTGCGTTTCCCATTGATTCTGACGACGGGCCGGATTTTGTCGCAATACAATGTTGGCGCGCAGACACGACGCACTGAAAATATTCAGTGGCACAGTGAAGACCGCTTGGAAATTCATCCGCATGATGCTGAAGATCGCGGCATCAAGCAGGACGACTGGGTGGGCATTGAATCGCGTGCCGGTCAAACGGTATTGCGCGCCACGCTGACTGAGCGGGTGCAACCGGGCGTGGTGTATACCACCTTCCATTTCCCTGAATCGGGTGCCAATGTGATCACGACGGATAACTCCGACTGGGCCACGAATTGCCCTGAATACAAGGTCACGGCAGTGCAGGTGTTGCCGGTGCCGCAAAGTCTGGCCAAGTCAAAAACTTTGCCGGCGTCGGAATGGCAGCAGGAATTCCATCGGGTCAATCTTCAACAGTTGGATTTGTTGAAGGGCGAGCAAAGCGAGGCTGCACTGAGCACTGCCGGGAAATGA
- a CDS encoding formate dehydrogenase beta subunit, which yields MSTIIYVPRDSTAVALGAEQVVAAIRREAEARGEAVSIVRNGSRGMFWLEPMVEVATPEGRVAYGPVDAGDVAGLFDAGLLKGGTHALSQGLTDKIDFLKNQERLTFARVGITDPVSLSDYIAHEGYAGLQRTLTMDGAAIVKEMTDSGLRGRGGAAFPTGIKWNTVLNAPAAQKYVVCNADEGDSGTFSDRMIMECDPFVLIEGMTIAAVAVGATEGYIYVRSEYPHAIIALNEAIVAANAAGYLGSNILGSGKEFNLTVRKAAGAYICGEETAMLESLEGRRGLVRAKPPLPAIQGLFGQPTVINNVISLASVPIIMARGAAYYKGYGQGRSLGTLPFQLAGNVLHGGLVEKAFGLTLRALLNDFGRGTESGRPIRSVQVGGPLGPYLPDHLFDTPLDYEAFAAVGAMLGHGGVVVFDDTVDMAKQARYAMHFCAVESCGKCTPCRIGSTRGVEVIDKIIADDNRTQQVHLLRDLCDTMVNGSLCAMGSMTPYPVLSALNYFPEDFGPVTQAASAAI from the coding sequence ATGAGCACCATTATTTATGTACCACGCGATTCCACCGCCGTTGCGCTGGGAGCCGAACAAGTCGTCGCCGCCATACGACGCGAAGCAGAAGCCCGTGGTGAAGCCGTCAGCATCGTGCGCAACGGCTCGCGCGGCATGTTCTGGCTGGAACCAATGGTAGAAGTGGCAACGCCGGAAGGCCGTGTCGCCTATGGCCCGGTCGATGCCGGGGATGTTGCCGGACTGTTCGACGCCGGACTGTTGAAAGGCGGAACGCACGCCTTGTCGCAAGGCCTGACCGACAAGATCGACTTTCTGAAAAACCAGGAGCGTCTGACTTTTGCGCGGGTCGGTATTACCGATCCGGTCTCGCTGAGCGATTACATTGCGCACGAAGGCTATGCCGGACTGCAACGCACCTTGACCATGGATGGTGCCGCGATTGTGAAAGAAATGACCGACTCCGGCCTGCGTGGCCGTGGCGGTGCAGCCTTTCCGACCGGTATCAAATGGAACACGGTGCTCAACGCGCCCGCCGCGCAGAAATACGTGGTGTGTAATGCCGATGAAGGCGACTCCGGTACGTTTTCCGATCGCATGATCATGGAATGCGACCCCTTCGTTCTGATTGAAGGAATGACGATTGCTGCCGTCGCCGTCGGTGCCACCGAAGGTTACATCTACGTCCGTTCCGAATATCCGCACGCCATCATTGCGCTGAACGAAGCGATTGTCGCTGCCAACGCCGCCGGTTATCTTGGAAGCAACATTCTGGGTTCCGGGAAAGAGTTCAATCTGACTGTGCGCAAGGCTGCTGGCGCCTATATCTGCGGCGAAGAAACCGCGATGCTGGAAAGTCTGGAAGGACGACGCGGCCTGGTGCGCGCCAAGCCGCCACTGCCGGCAATTCAGGGTTTGTTCGGACAGCCCACCGTCATCAACAATGTGATTTCTCTTGCCAGCGTGCCTATCATCATGGCGCGCGGCGCAGCCTATTACAAAGGCTATGGGCAGGGACGTTCGCTCGGCACGCTGCCATTCCAACTGGCTGGCAATGTCCTGCACGGCGGGCTGGTTGAAAAAGCATTCGGCCTGACATTGCGCGCTTTGCTCAACGATTTCGGCCGCGGTACCGAGAGTGGTCGGCCTATTCGGTCGGTGCAGGTCGGTGGCCCGCTTGGTCCTTATCTGCCAGATCATCTGTTCGATACACCGCTCGATTACGAAGCCTTCGCCGCAGTCGGCGCGATGCTCGGTCACGGCGGCGTCGTGGTATTCGACGATACGGTCGATATGGCGAAGCAGGCGCGTTATGCCATGCACTTCTGTGCCGTCGAATCCTGCGGCAAATGCACGCCATGCCGCATCGGTTCGACCCGCGGCGTGGAAGTCATCGACAAAATCATTGCCGACGACAACCGCACCCAGCAAGTGCATCTGCTGCGCGATTTGTGCGACACCATGGTCAACGGTTCACTGTGCGCCATGGGCAGCATGACACCGTATCCGGTGTTGTCGGCACTGAATTATTTCCCTGAAGATTTTGGTCCTGTTACGCAGGCGGCGTCAGCTGCCATTTAA
- a CDS encoding formate dehydrogenase subunit gamma: MNRQYPFDIDAAKAAITAHSQERGSLLPVLHAVQEAIGFIPADVVPLIADELNLSRAEIHGVISFYHFFRQHPAGKNVVQICRAEACQARGGEALAQHAETLLDCKFHATSSDGQFTLESVYCLGQCACGPNIMINDELHARVGADKLDRLIGAKRGTP; the protein is encoded by the coding sequence ATGAACAGACAATATCCATTCGATATCGATGCGGCCAAGGCTGCCATCACCGCCCACAGCCAAGAACGTGGCAGCTTGTTGCCCGTCTTGCACGCCGTTCAGGAGGCCATCGGCTTCATTCCTGCCGACGTGGTGCCACTGATTGCCGATGAGCTCAACTTGTCGCGGGCCGAAATTCACGGCGTCATTTCTTTTTATCATTTTTTCCGTCAGCATCCGGCCGGTAAAAATGTTGTGCAAATTTGTCGCGCCGAAGCCTGTCAGGCACGCGGCGGCGAAGCGCTGGCGCAGCATGCGGAAACTTTGCTCGATTGCAAATTTCATGCAACCAGCAGCGATGGTCAATTCACGCTGGAATCGGTGTACTGCCTAGGCCAATGTGCCTGCGGCCCCAACATCATGATTAACGATGAACTACATGCCCGTGTGGGCGCAGACAAACTGGATCGCCTGATTGGCGCCAAGCGGGGTACCCCATGA
- a CDS encoding OFA family MFS transporter, which yields MAFDFLQKERTIAGAGFNRWLVPPAALAIHLCIGMAYGFSVFWLPLSRALGIKDPIACAKDAGFFEQMLSTSCDWKISMLGWMYTMFFVLLGVSAAIWGGWLERVGPRKAGFVAALCWCGGLLISAFGVYTHQIWLMWIGSGVIGGIGLGLGYISPVSTLIKWFPDRRGMATGMAIMGFGGGALVGTPLADKLMRHFATATSVGVWETFVAMAAIYFVFMMAGAFGYRVPPSGWKPAGWTPPEAKNNAMITQQHVHVSKVWGIPQFWLVWLVLCLNVSAGIGVIGIASPMLQEVFGGHLLGVNVKFGDLSMEQKTAIAAIAAGFTGLISLFNIGGRFVWATCSDFVGRKMTYVIFFVLGFILYVSLPWSAQSGSIALFVGAVCLILSMYGGGFATVPAYLADLFGSQMVGAIHGRLLTAWATAGILGPVVVNYMREYQLSLGMPRESVYNTTMYILAGMLVLGLICNLLVRPVAAKHFMTPEELAIEKKLAHEKSSGDDSVVLDGAAMDRIGSGGNPVIVIAAWLAVGIPLVWGISLTLQKASVLFK from the coding sequence ATGGCTTTCGATTTTCTACAAAAAGAACGAACTATTGCCGGCGCAGGATTTAATCGCTGGCTGGTCCCGCCGGCAGCGCTGGCAATCCATTTATGTATTGGTATGGCGTATGGTTTTTCGGTGTTTTGGCTGCCGCTGTCCCGCGCATTGGGTATCAAGGATCCGATAGCCTGCGCTAAAGATGCGGGTTTCTTCGAACAAATGCTCAGTACCAGCTGCGACTGGAAAATCTCCATGCTGGGCTGGATGTATACGATGTTTTTTGTTCTGCTCGGTGTGTCTGCCGCGATATGGGGCGGCTGGCTGGAACGTGTCGGTCCGCGCAAGGCGGGTTTTGTCGCGGCCTTGTGCTGGTGCGGCGGGCTGCTGATTTCAGCGTTCGGCGTCTACACCCATCAGATATGGCTGATGTGGATAGGCTCGGGCGTGATCGGCGGCATCGGCCTCGGACTGGGCTATATATCGCCGGTGTCGACCCTCATCAAGTGGTTCCCTGACCGTCGCGGCATGGCCACCGGTATGGCGATCATGGGTTTTGGCGGCGGCGCGCTGGTCGGCACCCCACTGGCCGACAAGCTGATGCGGCATTTCGCCACGGCCACTTCGGTCGGCGTATGGGAAACCTTCGTCGCCATGGCCGCGATCTATTTCGTCTTCATGATGGCCGGTGCTTTCGGTTACCGGGTGCCGCCTTCGGGCTGGAAGCCCGCTGGCTGGACGCCTCCGGAAGCCAAAAATAACGCCATGATTACCCAACAGCATGTGCATGTCAGCAAGGTCTGGGGCATTCCACAGTTCTGGCTGGTGTGGCTGGTGTTGTGTCTGAACGTCTCGGCCGGTATCGGCGTGATCGGTATCGCATCACCGATGTTGCAGGAAGTGTTTGGTGGCCATTTGCTGGGCGTGAATGTCAAATTCGGCGATCTCAGCATGGAGCAGAAAACCGCCATTGCGGCTATCGCTGCCGGCTTTACCGGGCTGATCAGTCTGTTCAATATCGGCGGACGTTTTGTGTGGGCCACTTGCTCCGACTTTGTCGGCCGCAAAATGACCTATGTGATCTTCTTCGTGCTCGGTTTTATCCTGTACGTCAGCCTGCCATGGTCGGCGCAATCGGGCAGCATTGCCTTGTTCGTCGGCGCGGTCTGTCTGATTCTGTCGATGTACGGCGGCGGTTTCGCTACCGTGCCGGCGTATCTGGCTGACTTGTTCGGTTCGCAAATGGTGGGTGCCATTCACGGTCGTCTGCTGACCGCGTGGGCTACTGCCGGGATACTCGGGCCGGTCGTCGTCAACTACATGCGTGAATATCAGTTGTCGCTCGGCATGCCGCGGGAATCGGTCTACAACACCACGATGTACATCCTGGCCGGAATGCTGGTACTGGGCCTGATCTGCAACTTGCTGGTACGTCCGGTAGCGGCGAAGCACTTCATGACACCGGAAGAACTGGCGATTGAAAAGAAACTGGCGCATGAAAAGTCCAGCGGCGACGATTCCGTTGTTCTCGATGGCGCGGCAATGGATCGCATCGGTAGCGGTGGTAATCCGGTCATCGTCATAGCAGCCTGGCTGGCGGTCGGTATTCCGCTGGTCTGGGGTATCTCGCTGACCTTGCAAAAAGCTTCCGTGCTGTTTAAGTAA
- a CDS encoding substrate-binding domain-containing protein, with amino-acid sequence MYKVIIKPHWEITHDTQTPLDTAELLLLLGAIQQTGSIAQAALQLHSSYRHAWGVLRSAETLFGCSLTDSGRGRGTTLTPFADKLLWADRLVAARLSPTLDSLASELETELDKTVEGASRAVRLFASHGFAVAALLRQLKAIEMPVEVRYRHSSDAIAALSRQECDLAGFSIPLGELEAPAVAHYASWLNKRSDCLIHLAERSQGLFVMPGNPKNITSLEALAHSGVRFVNRETGSGTRMLLEMMLARASISPNDISGFENTEFTHSAVAAFIASGMADVGFGVQTAAQRFGLEFIPLIKERYFFALRGTTLNDPLMRVIVDILQSTQFRQVVDELAGYDGSKTGKILTLQQAFG; translated from the coding sequence ATGTATAAAGTCATAATCAAACCGCACTGGGAAATTACCCACGACACACAAACACCGCTCGATACCGCTGAACTGCTCCTTTTGCTCGGGGCAATCCAGCAGACCGGATCAATCGCTCAGGCCGCGCTGCAACTTCATTCCTCGTACCGACATGCATGGGGCGTCTTGCGATCGGCTGAAACACTATTCGGCTGTAGCCTGACCGACAGCGGACGGGGACGCGGCACGACCCTGACGCCATTCGCCGATAAGCTGCTGTGGGCCGATCGTCTGGTGGCTGCACGACTCTCCCCGACTCTGGACAGCCTGGCATCGGAACTGGAAACGGAACTGGACAAGACCGTCGAGGGGGCATCGCGCGCAGTGCGACTCTTTGCCAGCCACGGTTTTGCGGTGGCAGCATTGCTGCGGCAACTAAAAGCCATCGAGATGCCGGTTGAAGTGCGCTACCGTCACAGCAGCGACGCTATCGCCGCTCTGTCGCGGCAGGAGTGCGACCTGGCCGGATTTTCCATCCCGCTGGGCGAACTGGAAGCCCCTGCCGTTGCGCATTACGCCAGCTGGCTGAACAAGCGCAGCGATTGCCTGATCCATCTGGCTGAGCGCAGCCAGGGCTTGTTCGTCATGCCGGGCAATCCCAAGAACATCACTTCGCTGGAAGCCCTGGCGCATTCCGGCGTACGTTTCGTTAATCGTGAAACCGGCTCTGGCACACGCATGTTGTTGGAAATGATGCTGGCTCGCGCGTCCATATCACCAAACGATATTAGCGGTTTTGAAAACACCGAATTCACCCACTCGGCAGTTGCGGCGTTCATTGCCAGTGGCATGGCGGATGTCGGTTTCGGCGTGCAAACGGCCGCCCAGCGCTTCGGGCTGGAATTCATCCCGCTAATCAAGGAGCGGTATTTTTTCGCTTTGCGCGGCACGACGCTCAATGACCCGCTGATGCGGGTCATCGTCGACATTTTGCAATCGACCCAATTCCGGCAGGTGGTCGATGAATTAGCCGGCTACGACGGCAGCAAGACCGGAAAAATTCTGACGCTGCAGCAAGCATTTGGTTAA
- a CDS encoding LysR substrate-binding domain-containing protein produces MNNPPLLEDLRLFCLVARKNSFIASAKEVGASPAFVSKRIAVLEQALGVRLFHRTTRSVVMTDDGSNVHEWARKILDDVEHMVETAASAKQVPRGLLKIGTSFALGRKYISPLLSVFAREHPALKIELELLDREVDMVNEGFDLDIRVGVAQEPHLFAQRLVASQRALFASPDYLRAHPPPVRLGDLAQHQCLVIRERNQSFGIWRMVGPAGPETVKVTGALASNHGEIIHQWAVDGHGIILRSIWDVADSVTSGQLTRVLPAYFQEADLCAVYPLQLKNSAKIRECVQFLQRELKL; encoded by the coding sequence GTGAACAATCCCCCCTTGCTGGAAGATTTGCGCCTGTTTTGTCTGGTGGCGCGCAAAAACAGTTTTATCGCTTCCGCAAAGGAGGTAGGCGCTTCGCCGGCGTTTGTCAGCAAGCGCATTGCCGTGCTGGAGCAAGCCCTTGGCGTGCGCTTGTTCCACCGCACGACGCGCAGCGTGGTGATGACCGACGATGGCAGTAACGTCCATGAATGGGCCAGGAAAATCCTCGACGATGTGGAACACATGGTGGAGACCGCCGCTAGCGCCAAGCAGGTGCCGCGCGGATTGCTAAAGATAGGTACCAGCTTTGCGTTGGGCCGAAAATATATATCACCACTATTGTCGGTATTTGCCCGTGAACATCCGGCGCTGAAGATAGAACTCGAATTGCTCGACCGCGAAGTCGATATGGTCAATGAAGGTTTTGATCTGGATATTCGGGTCGGGGTGGCGCAGGAGCCGCATTTGTTTGCCCAGCGTCTGGTGGCCAGCCAACGGGCGCTGTTTGCCAGCCCAGATTATTTACGTGCGCACCCGCCACCGGTGCGGCTGGGCGATCTGGCGCAGCATCAATGTCTTGTAATACGTGAACGTAATCAGTCCTTCGGCATCTGGCGCATGGTCGGCCCGGCTGGTCCGGAAACAGTCAAAGTGACCGGGGCGCTGGCGTCCAATCATGGGGAGATCATCCATCAGTGGGCCGTTGATGGACACGGCATTATCCTGCGCTCGATCTGGGATGTGGCCGATAGTGTGACCAGCGGCCAACTGACAAGGGTATTGCCCGCTTATTTTCAGGAGGCGGACTTGTGCGCGGTCTATCCGCTGCAATTAAAAAATTCAGCCAAAATCCGCGAGTGCGTGCAGTTTCTGCAGCGGGAACTGAAGCTCTGA
- a CDS encoding tartrate dehydrogenase: MARHQIAVIAGDGIGKEVLPEGLRVVQAAAARFDIDIEFTHFDWANCDYYALHGKMMPDDWFDQLKGFEAIYFGAVGWPATVPDHVSLWGSLLKFRREFDLYVNLRPVRLMPGVPCPLAGRKPGDIDFYVVRENTEGEYSSIGGRMFEGTDRETVIQETIFTRHGVDRVLNYAFELAQSRPKKHLTSATKSNGIAITMPYWDERVEAVAPNYADVKWDKYHIDILTAHFVLNPQRFDVVVASNLFGDILSDLGPACAGTIGIAPSANLNPERKLPSLFEPVHGSAPDIYGKNIANPIAMIWSGAMMLDFLGNGKAVYTQAHDAILKAIELVLVTGPTTPDLGGSANTTEVGKAIAAAI, translated from the coding sequence ATGGCCCGTCATCAAATTGCTGTCATTGCCGGAGATGGTATTGGCAAGGAAGTCCTGCCCGAAGGCTTGCGCGTGGTGCAAGCCGCTGCCGCGCGTTTCGACATCGATATCGAGTTCACCCACTTCGACTGGGCCAATTGCGACTACTACGCCCTGCACGGCAAGATGATGCCGGACGACTGGTTCGACCAGCTCAAGGGTTTTGAAGCGATTTACTTCGGCGCAGTAGGCTGGCCAGCGACAGTGCCAGACCACGTCTCGCTATGGGGTTCGCTGCTCAAATTCCGCCGTGAATTCGACCTCTATGTCAACCTGCGCCCGGTGCGCCTGATGCCTGGCGTGCCTTGCCCGCTGGCCGGCCGCAAACCGGGGGACATCGATTTTTACGTGGTGCGCGAAAATACCGAAGGCGAATACTCTTCCATCGGTGGCAGAATGTTCGAAGGAACCGACCGCGAAACGGTCATCCAGGAAACCATCTTCACCCGCCACGGCGTGGACCGTGTCCTCAACTATGCCTTCGAACTGGCGCAAAGCCGTCCCAAGAAGCATCTGACCTCCGCCACCAAATCGAACGGCATCGCCATCACCATGCCGTACTGGGATGAGCGGGTAGAAGCCGTCGCGCCCAACTACGCGGACGTGAAATGGGACAAATATCATATCGATATCCTGACCGCGCATTTCGTCCTGAACCCGCAGCGTTTCGACGTGGTGGTGGCCTCCAATCTGTTTGGCGACATCCTGTCCGATCTCGGCCCTGCCTGCGCCGGCACCATCGGCATCGCACCCTCGGCCAATCTGAATCCTGAACGCAAACTGCCCTCTCTGTTCGAGCCTGTCCACGGATCGGCCCCCGACATCTACGGCAAGAACATCGCTAACCCAATCGCCATGATCTGGTCCGGCGCGATGATGCTCGATTTCCTGGGCAACGGCAAAGCGGTCTACACCCAGGCCCACGATGCCATCCTCAAGGCCATTGAACTGGTTCTGGTCACCGGCCCGACCACGCCGGATCTGGGTGGCAGCGCCAACACCACGGAGGTTGGCAAGGCGATCGCCGCGGCGATCTGA